A single window of Larimichthys crocea isolate SSNF chromosome XII, L_crocea_2.0, whole genome shotgun sequence DNA harbors:
- the ints15 gene encoding integrator complex subunit 15, translating into MGDIRQSLLPRDVLSAAKELLYHLDIYICNLVQSGRQPPQVDSKTLELVEEFILHAPKDRNTPARRMSALQELQLLEIMCSCFQEQSRDTVRQLMFSALFSLQGNQADESRMALLGKLVSMAIAVGRVPILECAATWLQRTHRVYCVRLAQVLVDDYCSMVPGSVPTLQNIHSASPRFCCQFITAVTTLYDLTSEELTPPLELLQMIASWIQDDPRLVLITFLNTPLSGSQPISSLDVTPLGGLVRWCVKAPLAYRRDKKLALTNGTTESEPEVGPLFSALHLSILQVFMLLPNILNEKGLFGRLALLQMESLATLTSDLSRLLDQADKHTHTSSTDTHTLSQLTLDRLAQALQVAMANGALLCSREDLRAICSRLPHNNLLQLVLSGPVMYYNNIHTPPLAFSPHAAHSPIASHPTHPTHPAHPAHTPHTPLATHPSSHPQYPAQPFMTGMPFPFRPSH; encoded by the exons ATGGGTGACATCCGTCAGTCGTTGCTGCCTCGCGATGTGCTGAGCGCGGCCAAGGAGCTGCTGTATCACCTGGACATCTACATCTGTAACCTGGTGCAGTCAGGGAGGCAGCCTCCTCAGGTGGACTCCAAGACcctggagctggtggaggagtTCATTCTGCATGCACCCAAAGACAGAAACACCCCAGCCAGG AGGATGAGTGCTCTCCAGGAGCTCCAGCTGTTGGAGATCATGTGCAGCTGTTTCCAGGAACAGAGCCGGGATACTGTCCGTCAGCTTATGTTCTCCGCCCTCTTCAGTCTCCAAGGAAACCAGGCAGACGAAAGTCGCATGGCACTGTTAGGCAAGCTGGTCTCCATGGCAATCGCTGTGGGACGGGTTCCTATTTTGGAATGTGCCGCTACCTGGTTACAG AGAACCCACCGTGTGTACTGTGTGCGCCTGGCTCAGGTGTTAGTAGACGACTACTGCAGTATGGTGCCAGGCTCTGTGCCCACCCTGCAGAACATCCACAGCGCCAGCCCACGCTTCTGCTGCCAGTTCATCACTGCTGTCACCACCCTGTATGACCTCACCTCAG agGAGCTCACTCCTCCTCTAGAACTCCTCCAGATGATTGCATCGTGGATCCAAGATGACCCTCGCCTAGTTCTCATTACCTTCCTGAACACGCCCCTCTCGGGCAGCCAGCCAATCAGCTCACTAGATGTCACGCCGTTGGGGGGGTTGGTGCGTTGGTGTGTCAAAGCGCCTCTGGCTTACAGGAGAGACAAAAAGCTGGCGCTGACTAATGGCACCACTGAGAGTGAGCCAGAGGTGGGGcctcttttctctgctctccATCTGAGCATCCTACAG GTCTTCATGCTTTTGCCAAACATACTAAATGAGAAGGGGCTTTTCGGCCGCCTGGCGTTGCTCCAGATGGAGTCTCTGGCCACATTGACATCTGACCTCTCCAGGCTGTTGGACCAGGCCGACAAACACACGCATACGTCATCCACCGACACGCACACACTGTCCCAGCTGACCCTGGACAGGCTGGCACAGGCCTTGCAAGTGGCCATGGCCAATGGAGCCCTGCTGTGTTCGAGAG AGGACCTGAGAGCCATCTGTTCCCGCCTCCCACACAACAA TTTGCTCCAGTTGGTGCTGTCAGGCCCAGTGATGTACTACAACAACATTCACACCCCTCCACTGGCCTTCAGCCCGCATGCAGCTCACTCCCCCATCGCCTCACACcccacacaccccacacacccTGCACACCCTgcacacacgccacacacacctctagccacccacccctcctctcACCCTCAGTACCCCGCTCAGCCTTTCATGACGGGGATGCCGTTCCCCTTCCGACCCAGCCACTAA